Proteins encoded within one genomic window of Leptidea sinapis chromosome 7, ilLepSina1.1, whole genome shotgun sequence:
- the LOC126965492 gene encoding uncharacterized protein LOC126965492, with protein sequence FKRQNYVSSSRKLILCVLLVMTYATCTALVIFLYGYTEAQLLSLTEELYNIWSDGENFYEDNIYNTMNLGNEYKQYLLNTFVKSRLMYVIKLHNENIAAIKLLEKVLSVSMATEFLVLFAGLVAELLGGVKNTFLEIPFTFCQLFINCFLGQKLMDASEQFSKAVYGCGWENFDVSNRKSVLIMLQNSQKTLTLSAGGVATLSFECLMSIVKCSYSFYTTLQSTFNY encoded by the exons tttaagagacaaaattatgtaagtagtagcagaaaactgatcctg tgtgtgttgctagTGATGACCTATG CGACATGCACTGCGCTAGTGATATTTCTGTACGGATACACGGAAGCACAACTACTTTCTTTGACTGAGGAGTTATACAACATTTGGAGTGACGGTGAAAATTTTTATGaagacaatatatataatactatgaatCTAGGCAATGAATACAAACAATATTTACTGAACACTTTTGTAAAAAGTCGTCTAATGTATGTTATTAAGCTTCACAATGAAAATATAGCAGCAATCAAATTACTAGAAAAGGTGCTCAGCGTTAGTATGGCAActgaatttttagttttgtttgctGGCTTAGTAGCAGAATTACTCGGAGGCGTAAAAAATACATTCTTGGAAATACCATTTACATTCTGCCAGTTATTTATTAACTGTTTCTTGGGACAGAAACTTATGGACGCAAGTGAACAGTTTTCTAAAGCCGTTTATGGCTGCGGGTGGGAAAACTTCGATGTTTCTAATAGAAAATCAGTATTGATAATGTTGCAGAATTCACAGAAAACGTTGACCCTGTCGGCCGGAGGAGTCGCTACGTTGAGCTTTGAGTGTTTGATGTCAATCGTAAAGTGTTCTTACTCCTTTTATACAACGTTGCAatcaacttttaattattaa